One window of Fusobacterium polymorphum genomic DNA carries:
- a CDS encoding AbgT family transporter yields the protein MEKEKKKGIQRFLDFVERGGNKLPHPLTLFWIFCLIIAIISAITAASGASVTYEAFDKKEGIIKETTLTIKSLLDAEGIRYIFTSMVKNFTGFAPLGTVLVALIGIGVAEGSGLMGATMKKVVTATPKRLLTSIVVLAGVMSNIASDAGYVVLIPLGAVIFLSFGRHPIAGLAAAFAGVSGGFSANLLLSTTDPLLSGITTEAAKLLNPDYFVNPASNYYFMAALTILITIMGTFITEKIIEPRLGEYKGEVIVDHNELTAQERKALRWAGVSVLVFCAIIAFLILPENAILKVDGNLKQWTHDGLVPTLMMFFLVPGIVYGKVAGTIKNDKDVAKMMGSSLATMGGYLALAFAASQFVAYFSYTNLGTYVAVKGADFLQSIGLTGLPLIILFVLVAAFINLFMGSASAKWAIMAPIFVPMLMRLGYTPEFTQLAYRIGDSSTNIITPLMTYFAMIVAFMQKYDKESGMGTLISVMLPYSMCFLVGWTIFLMIWFVTGLPIGVEGVIHLTGM from the coding sequence ATGGAAAAAGAAAAGAAAAAAGGGATTCAAAGGTTTTTGGATTTTGTTGAAAGGGGAGGGAATAAGTTACCACATCCATTAACATTGTTCTGGATATTCTGTCTTATAATAGCTATTATATCTGCTATTACTGCTGCATCAGGAGCATCAGTTACCTATGAAGCATTTGATAAGAAAGAAGGCATAATAAAAGAAACTACATTAACAATTAAATCTTTATTAGATGCAGAAGGTATAAGATATATTTTCACTTCTATGGTTAAGAACTTTACAGGATTTGCACCATTAGGGACAGTTCTAGTAGCACTTATTGGGATAGGTGTTGCTGAAGGTAGTGGACTTATGGGAGCAACTATGAAAAAAGTTGTTACAGCTACACCTAAGAGACTTTTAACATCTATAGTTGTGTTAGCAGGAGTTATGTCTAATATAGCATCTGATGCTGGATATGTTGTGTTGATACCATTAGGAGCAGTTATATTCTTATCATTTGGGAGACACCCAATAGCGGGACTTGCAGCAGCATTTGCAGGAGTATCAGGAGGATTCTCAGCAAACCTTTTACTTTCTACAACAGATCCATTATTATCTGGAATTACAACAGAAGCTGCAAAATTATTAAATCCTGATTATTTTGTAAACCCAGCTTCTAACTATTATTTTATGGCAGCATTAACAATATTAATAACTATAATGGGTACTTTTATAACTGAAAAAATTATTGAACCAAGACTTGGAGAATATAAAGGTGAAGTTATAGTTGACCATAATGAATTAACAGCTCAAGAAAGAAAAGCTTTAAGATGGGCAGGAGTTTCAGTTTTAGTATTCTGTGCTATAATAGCTTTTTTAATTCTTCCAGAAAACGCTATTTTAAAAGTAGATGGAAATTTAAAACAATGGACACATGACGGACTTGTTCCAACATTAATGATGTTCTTCCTTGTTCCAGGTATAGTATATGGAAAAGTTGCTGGAACTATAAAAAATGATAAAGATGTTGCTAAAATGATGGGATCTTCTCTTGCAACTATGGGAGGATATTTAGCACTTGCATTTGCAGCTTCTCAATTTGTTGCTTACTTCTCTTACACAAATTTAGGAACTTACGTAGCAGTAAAAGGAGCTGACTTCTTACAAAGTATAGGATTAACTGGATTACCTTTAATTATTCTATTTGTTTTAGTTGCTGCATTTATCAATCTATTTATGGGATCTGCATCAGCAAAATGGGCTATAATGGCTCCAATATTTGTTCCTATGTTAATGAGATTAGGATATACTCCAGAATTCACTCAATTAGCATATAGAATAGGAGACTCTTCAACAAACATCATAACTCCATTGATGACTTATTTTGCAATGATAGTTGCATTTATGCAAAAGTATGATAAAGAATCTGGAATGGGAACTTTAATTTCTGTAATGCTTCCTTACTCAATGTGTTTCTTAGTTGGATGGACTATATTCTTAATGATTTGGTTTGTAACTGGATTACCAATAGGAGTAGAAGGGGTTATTCACTTAACAGGAATGTAA
- a CDS encoding RNA polymerase sigma factor — protein sequence MDFDNIYEEYFDRVYYKVLSVVKNDDDAEDICQETFISVYKNLSKFREESNIYTWIYRIAINKTYDFFKKRKLEFEINDDVLSLPEDINFDTKVILEEKLKLISEKEKEIVVLKDIYGYKLKEIAEMKNMNLSTVKSVYYKALKDMGGN from the coding sequence ATGGATTTTGATAACATTTATGAAGAATATTTTGATAGAGTCTACTATAAAGTTTTAAGTGTTGTCAAAAATGATGATGATGCTGAAGATATTTGCCAAGAGACTTTTATAAGTGTATATAAGAATTTAAGTAAATTTAGAGAAGAAAGTAATATATATACTTGGATATATAGAATTGCAATTAATAAGACATATGACTTTTTCAAGAAGAGAAAGTTGGAATTTGAAATAAATGATGATGTTTTATCTTTACCAGAAGATATTAATTTTGATACTAAGGTAATTCTTGAAGAGAAATTAAAATTAATTTCTGAGAAAGAAAAAGAAATTGTGGTTCTTAAAGATATTTATGGATATAAATTAAAAGAGATTGCAGAGATGAAGAATATGAACTTATCAACTGTAAAATCTGTGTATTATAAAGCACTTAAAGATATGGGAGGAAATTAA
- a CDS encoding type B 50S ribosomal protein L31: protein MKKGIHPEFNLVVFEDMAGNQFLTRSTKIPKETTTFEGKEYPVIKVAVSSKSHPFYTGEQRFVDTAGRVDKFNKKFNLGKK, encoded by the coding sequence ATGAAAAAAGGAATACATCCTGAATTCAATCTTGTTGTTTTTGAAGATATGGCTGGTAACCAATTCTTAACTAGATCTACAAAAATACCAAAAGAAACAACAACTTTTGAAGGAAAAGAATATCCAGTAATAAAAGTAGCTGTTAGCTCAAAATCACACCCATTCTATACTGGAGAACAAAGATTTGTTGATACAGCTGGAAGAGTTGACAAATTTAATAAGAAATTCAACTTGGGTAAAAAATAA
- the rho gene encoding transcription termination factor Rho, whose amino-acid sequence MDILNKLLLKDLQEIAKVMEIEVSVGQKKDELKKLISHSLEENNTELAYGILDTAPEGFGFLKETTLGKNIYMSASQIKRFKLRRGDQVLGEVRKPIGEEKNFAIRRVLKANDNDLAALESRIPYEELIPTYPTEQFKLGIEQDNISGRILDLISPIGKGQRALIIAPPKAGKTTFISSIANALIEGQKDSEVWILLIDERPEEVTDIKENVEGATVFASTFDDDPKNHIKVTEEIIEKAKMKVEDGENVVILLDSLTRLARAYNIVMPSSGKLLSGGIDPTALYHPKNFFGAARNIKNGGSLTIIATILVDTGSKMDEVIYEEFKSTGNCDIYLDRQLAEFRIFPAIDITKSGTRKEELLLDKNQIDEIWNLRRLLNDYDNKVSATSALIKAIKTTRDNDELLAQLPKVLYK is encoded by the coding sequence ATGGATATTTTAAATAAACTTCTTTTAAAAGATTTACAAGAAATAGCAAAGGTCATGGAAATAGAAGTAAGTGTAGGCCAAAAAAAGGATGAATTAAAAAAACTAATATCACATTCCCTTGAAGAGAATAATACAGAACTTGCCTATGGTATATTAGACACAGCACCAGAAGGCTTTGGTTTTTTAAAAGAAACAACATTGGGGAAAAATATCTATATGTCAGCTTCACAAATAAAAAGATTTAAACTTAGAAGAGGCGATCAAGTCTTAGGTGAAGTTAGAAAACCAATAGGTGAAGAAAAGAACTTTGCAATAAGAAGAGTTCTAAAAGCTAATGATAATGATTTAGCAGCACTAGAGAGTAGAATTCCCTATGAAGAGTTAATCCCAACTTATCCAACAGAACAATTTAAACTTGGTATAGAACAAGATAATATTTCTGGTAGAATATTAGATTTAATATCTCCAATAGGAAAAGGACAAAGAGCTTTAATAATAGCACCACCAAAGGCTGGGAAAACAACTTTTATAAGTTCTATTGCCAATGCCTTAATAGAAGGTCAAAAAGATTCAGAAGTTTGGATATTACTAATAGATGAAAGACCAGAAGAAGTTACAGATATCAAAGAAAATGTTGAAGGAGCAACAGTCTTTGCTTCAACATTTGATGACGATCCAAAAAATCATATAAAAGTGACAGAAGAAATAATAGAAAAAGCTAAAATGAAAGTTGAAGATGGAGAAAATGTAGTAATTTTACTAGATTCTTTAACTAGACTTGCAAGAGCATACAATATTGTGATGCCTTCAAGTGGAAAGCTACTTTCAGGAGGGATAGATCCAACAGCACTATATCATCCAAAAAACTTTTTTGGTGCAGCTAGAAATATAAAAAATGGGGGAAGCTTAACAATTATTGCTACAATTCTTGTTGACACAGGAAGTAAAATGGATGAAGTTATCTATGAAGAATTTAAGTCAACAGGAAATTGTGATATTTACTTAGATAGACAATTAGCTGAATTTAGAATTTTTCCTGCAATAGACATCACTAAATCAGGAACGAGAAAAGAAGAATTACTTCTTGATAAAAATCAAATAGATGAGATTTGGAATTTAAGAAGATTACTAAATGATTATGATAATAAAGTTAGTGCTACCTCAGCACTAATAAAGGCAATAAAAACAACTAGAGACAATGATGAATTATTAGCACAGCTCCCTAAGGTTCTGTACAAATAA
- the miaB gene encoding tRNA (N6-isopentenyl adenosine(37)-C2)-methylthiotransferase MiaB: MKKASIITYGCQMNVNESAKIKKIFQNLGYDVTEEIDNADAVFLNTCTVREGAATQIFGKLGELKALKEKRGTIIGVTGCFAQEQGEELVKKFPIIDIVMGNQNIGRIPQAIEKIENNESTHEVYTDNEDELPPRLDAEFGSDQTASISITYGCNNFCTFCIVPYVRGRERSVPLEEIVKDVEQYVKKGAKEIVLLGQNVNSYGKDFKNGDNFAKLLDEICKVEGDYIVRFVSPHPRDFTDDVIDVIAKNDKISKCLHLPLQSGSSQILKKMGRGYTKEKYLALVDKIKSKIPGVALTADIIVGFPGETEEDFLDTVDVVQKVSFDNSYMFMYSIRKGTKAATMDNQIEESVKKERLQRLMEVQNKCSFDESSKYKDKIVKVLVEGPSKKNKEVLSGRTSTNKVVLFKGDLALKGQFVNVKINECKTWTLYGEIV; encoded by the coding sequence GTGAAAAAGGCATCAATCATCACTTATGGATGTCAAATGAATGTAAATGAAAGTGCAAAAATAAAAAAAATTTTTCAAAATTTAGGATATGATGTTACAGAAGAAATAGACAATGCAGATGCAGTTTTTTTAAATACTTGTACAGTAAGAGAAGGTGCAGCAACACAGATATTTGGTAAATTAGGAGAATTAAAGGCACTTAAAGAAAAAAGAGGAACTATAATAGGGGTTACAGGTTGTTTTGCTCAAGAACAAGGTGAAGAGCTTGTAAAAAAATTCCCAATAATAGATATAGTTATGGGGAACCAAAATATAGGAAGAATACCTCAAGCAATAGAAAAAATAGAAAATAATGAAAGTACTCATGAAGTATATACAGATAATGAAGACGAATTACCACCAAGGCTGGATGCTGAATTTGGTTCAGATCAGACAGCTTCTATTTCAATTACTTATGGTTGTAATAATTTTTGTACTTTTTGCATAGTTCCTTATGTTAGAGGTAGAGAAAGATCTGTTCCTCTTGAAGAAATAGTAAAAGATGTGGAACAATATGTAAAAAAAGGTGCAAAAGAAATAGTTTTATTAGGGCAAAATGTTAATTCATATGGAAAGGATTTTAAAAACGGAGATAATTTTGCAAAACTTTTAGATGAAATTTGTAAAGTTGAAGGAGATTATATAGTGAGATTTGTATCTCCACACCCTAGGGATTTTACAGATGATGTTATTGATGTTATTGCTAAAAATGATAAAATATCAAAATGCTTACATCTACCATTACAATCAGGCTCATCTCAAATATTAAAAAAAATGGGAAGAGGTTATACTAAGGAAAAATATTTAGCCTTAGTTGATAAGATTAAATCAAAGATTCCTGGTGTAGCTTTAACAGCTGATATTATAGTTGGTTTTCCAGGAGAAACAGAGGAAGACTTTTTAGATACTGTTGATGTTGTACAAAAAGTTAGTTTTGATAATTCATATATGTTTATGTACTCTATAAGAAAAGGGACAAAAGCGGCAACTATGGATAATCAAATAGAAGAATCTGTTAAAAAAGAAAGACTTCAAAGATTAATGGAAGTTCAGAATAAATGCTCTTTTGATGAAAGTAGTAAATATAAAGATAAAATTGTCAAAGTTTTGGTGGAAGGCCCTAGTAAAAAAAATAAAGAAGTTTTATCTGGAAGAACTTCAACAAATAAAGTTGTACTTTTTAAAGGAGATTTAGCTTTGAAAGGACAATTTGTAAATGTAAAAATTAATGAATGTAAAACTTGGACATTATATGGAGAAATAGTTTAA
- a CDS encoding LrgB family protein, whose amino-acid sequence MKAAIVGNLFFGLIISFFAFEIGKWVFKKTQTPLFNPFLIGTSIVIFILKFFDISTDDYYKGAGMILFLLGPATVSLAIPLYKKWDLFKKFFVPVMTGAVVGSFVGIISVIILGKLFGMENQLIFSLMPKSITTPFGIEVSSMLGGIPAITVVSIMLTGITGNVTAPLISKIFRVKHSVAVGIGIGVSSHAVGTSKAMEIGEVEGSMSALSIVFAGLLTLVWAPILKFLV is encoded by the coding sequence ATGAAAGCAGCAATAGTAGGAAATTTATTTTTTGGTTTAATTATAAGTTTTTTTGCATTTGAGATAGGTAAATGGGTTTTTAAAAAGACACAAACTCCTTTATTTAATCCATTTTTAATAGGGACTAGTATAGTGATTTTTATATTGAAGTTTTTTGATATTTCAACTGATGATTATTATAAAGGTGCAGGAATGATATTATTTTTATTAGGGCCTGCAACAGTATCTTTGGCAATACCATTGTATAAAAAATGGGATTTATTTAAAAAATTTTTTGTACCAGTTATGACAGGTGCAGTAGTAGGCTCATTTGTAGGAATAATATCTGTTATTATTTTGGGAAAATTATTTGGAATGGAAAATCAATTAATTTTTTCACTTATGCCTAAATCTATAACAACTCCTTTTGGAATAGAAGTTAGCTCAATGCTTGGAGGAATTCCTGCTATTACAGTTGTTAGTATTATGTTAACAGGTATTACTGGTAATGTAACAGCACCACTTATAAGTAAAATTTTTAGAGTAAAACATTCAGTTGCAGTTGGAATAGGCATAGGAGTTTCAAGCCATGCTGTTGGAACTTCAAAAGCAATGGAAATTGGTGAAGTAGAAGGTTCTATGAGTGCATTATCAATAGTATTTGCTGGTTTATTAACTCTTGTTTGGGCACCAATTTTGAAATTTCTAGTGTAA
- a CDS encoding flavodoxin, which translates to MKTVGIFFGTTGGKTQEVADIIAAQLGDAQVFDVANGVAEMEVFDNIIMASPTYGMGELQDDWASVIDEVADMDFSGKVVAFVGVGDAAIFGANYVEAMKHFYDAVEPKGAKIVGFTSTDGYDFEASEAVIDGDKFMGLAIDASFDTDEITSKVEDWLENKVKDELL; encoded by the coding sequence ATGAAAACAGTTGGTATATTTTTTGGAACTACAGGAGGAAAAACTCAAGAAGTTGCTGATATCATAGCTGCTCAATTAGGAGATGCACAAGTATTTGATGTTGCTAATGGTGTTGCTGAAATGGAAGTTTTTGATAACATTATAATGGCTTCTCCAACTTATGGAATGGGAGAATTACAAGATGATTGGGCTTCTGTTATTGATGAAGTTGCTGATATGGATTTCTCTGGAAAAGTTGTTGCATTTGTTGGTGTAGGAGATGCTGCAATATTTGGAGCTAACTATGTTGAAGCTATGAAACATTTCTATGATGCTGTTGAACCTAAAGGAGCTAAAATAGTTGGATTTACTTCTACTGATGGATATGATTTTGAAGCTTCTGAAGCAGTTATTGATGGAGATAAATTTATGGGACTTGCAATAGATGCTTCATTTGATACTGATGAAATCACTTCTAAAGTTGAAGATTGGTTAGAAAATAAAGTTAAAGATGAATTACTATAA
- a CDS encoding peptidoglycan DD-metalloendopeptidase family protein, with the protein MKRIVRKTMGYTLILAIVVFSFRLYMISSKEVFNNELFTDYFQVDEAGNGGLELTTSNFTTFEKDYNFVKEEVVEKKEEKPPVQPKRAEKITYKVQKKDTVQSIAKKFGVKPETIMINNETTMDNKLKVGEVLTFPSIDGLYYKLQKNETLAKVAKKYGVKVVDIVDYNNINPKKLKSGTTLFLKGVTLKKYKDVEQRLIAAQQAAEERKNAKAQRGKGKKGGAAPPPDIVDGGDDGGAPVSYSGEGFAFPVRYAGVSSPFGNRYHPVLRRYILHTGVDLVAKYVPLRASKAGVVTFAGNMSGYGKIIIIRHDNGYETRYAHLSVISTNVGEHVNKGDLIGKTGNSGRTTGAHLHFEIRHNGVPKNPMKYLQ; encoded by the coding sequence ATGAAAAGAATTGTTAGGAAAACAATGGGCTATACATTGATTCTAGCTATTGTTGTGTTCTCTTTTAGACTATATATGATTTCTAGTAAAGAAGTATTCAATAATGAACTCTTTACTGATTATTTCCAAGTAGATGAGGCTGGAAATGGGGGATTAGAGTTAACTACAAGTAACTTTACTACTTTTGAAAAAGACTATAATTTTGTAAAAGAAGAAGTGGTAGAAAAGAAAGAAGAAAAACCTCCTGTTCAACCAAAAAGAGCAGAAAAAATAACATATAAGGTACAAAAGAAGGATACTGTACAGTCTATTGCAAAGAAATTTGGTGTTAAACCAGAAACAATTATGATAAATAATGAAACTACTATGGACAATAAATTGAAGGTTGGAGAAGTTTTAACATTCCCATCAATAGATGGACTTTATTATAAACTTCAAAAGAATGAAACACTTGCAAAAGTTGCAAAGAAATATGGAGTAAAAGTTGTAGATATTGTTGACTATAATAATATTAATCCTAAAAAATTAAAATCTGGAACAACTTTATTCCTAAAAGGTGTAACATTGAAAAAGTATAAAGATGTTGAACAAAGGCTTATAGCTGCTCAACAAGCAGCTGAAGAAAGGAAAAATGCAAAAGCTCAAAGAGGTAAAGGCAAAAAAGGAGGAGCAGCTCCACCACCAGATATAGTAGATGGAGGAGATGATGGAGGAGCACCAGTTTCATATTCTGGAGAAGGCTTTGCATTCCCTGTTAGATATGCAGGAGTATCTAGTCCATTTGGAAATAGATACCATCCAGTTTTAAGAAGATATATATTACATACAGGTGTTGACTTGGTTGCTAAATATGTTCCACTTAGAGCTTCTAAGGCAGGAGTTGTGACTTTTGCTGGAAATATGAGTGGTTATGGAAAAATAATAATAATAAGACATGATAATGGATATGAAACTAGATATGCCCATTTAAGTGTAATTTCAACTAATGTTGGAGAACATGTAAATAAGGGAGACTTAATAGGAAAGACAGGAAATTCAGGTCGTACAACAGGAGCACATTTACACTTTGAAATTAGACACAATGGAGTTCCTAAAAACCCTATGAAGTATTTGCAATAA
- the ispG gene encoding flavodoxin-dependent (E)-4-hydroxy-3-methylbut-2-enyl-diphosphate synthase, with the protein MERNTRVVKVADLKIGGNNPIIIQSMTNTNSADVEATVKQINELEKAGCQLVRMTINNIKAAEAIKEIKKKVNLPLVADIHFDYRLALLAIENGIDKLRINPGNIGSDENVKKVVEAAKEKNIPIRIGVNSGSIEKEILEKYGKPCVDALVESAMYHVRLLEKFEFFDIIISLKSSNVKMMVEAYRKISSLVDYPLHLGVTEAGTKFQGTVKSAIGIGALLVDGIGDTLRVSLTENPVEEIKVAKEILKVLDLSDEGVEIISCPTCGRTEIDLIGLAKQVEEEFETKKNKFKIAVMGCVVNGPGEAREADYGIAAGRGIGILFKKGEIIKKVSESNLLEELKKMISEDLENKKNKLF; encoded by the coding sequence ATGGAAAGAAACACAAGAGTTGTGAAAGTTGCAGATTTAAAAATAGGTGGAAATAATCCAATAATTATTCAATCTATGACTAATACAAACTCAGCTGATGTAGAAGCAACAGTAAAACAAATAAATGAATTAGAAAAAGCAGGTTGTCAACTTGTTAGAATGACAATAAATAATATAAAAGCAGCAGAAGCAATAAAAGAAATTAAAAAGAAAGTAAATCTTCCTTTGGTTGCAGATATACATTTTGATTATAGATTAGCTCTTTTAGCTATTGAAAATGGTATTGATAAATTAAGAATTAATCCAGGAAATATTGGTTCAGATGAAAATGTAAAAAAAGTAGTTGAAGCTGCAAAAGAAAAAAATATTCCTATTAGAATTGGAGTTAATTCAGGTTCAATAGAAAAAGAAATTTTAGAAAAATATGGAAAACCTTGTGTGGATGCCTTAGTTGAAAGTGCTATGTATCATGTTAGATTACTTGAAAAATTTGAATTTTTTGATATAATAATATCGTTAAAATCAAGTAATGTTAAAATGATGGTAGAGGCATATAGAAAAATTAGTTCACTTGTTGACTATCCATTACATTTAGGGGTTACTGAGGCAGGAACAAAATTCCAAGGAACAGTCAAATCTGCAATAGGTATAGGTGCTTTATTGGTAGATGGTATAGGAGATACTTTAAGAGTTTCTTTAACTGAAAATCCTGTGGAAGAAATAAAAGTTGCTAAAGAGATTTTAAAAGTTTTGGATTTATCAGATGAAGGTGTTGAGATAATATCTTGTCCTACTTGTGGAAGAACAGAAATAGATTTAATAGGACTAGCAAAACAAGTGGAAGAAGAATTTGAAACTAAAAAAAATAAATTTAAAATAGCTGTTATGGGTTGTGTAGTAAATGGACCAGGAGAAGCAAGAGAAGCTGATTATGGGATAGCAGCTGGTAGAGGAATAGGAATATTATTTAAGAAAGGTGAAATAATAAAAAAAGTTTCTGAAAGTAATTTATTGGAGGAATTAAAAAAAATGATAAGTGAAGATTTAGAAAATAAAAAAAATAAACTTTTTTAA
- a CDS encoding CidA/LrgA family protein, with product MINEFMLILVINYVGILISTVLPFPLPGTITALLLLFLLLQFKVLKLEKIENAANFLLLNMTLFFMPPTVKIIDSYDLLEKDLVKIIIIIVISTFLTMGITGKVVQMMIDYREKKGLK from the coding sequence ATGATTAATGAGTTTATGTTAATTCTGGTAATTAACTATGTTGGTATTCTTATTTCTACTGTTTTACCTTTTCCTTTACCAGGAACAATAACAGCTTTATTATTACTATTTTTATTATTACAATTTAAAGTTTTAAAATTAGAAAAAATTGAAAATGCAGCAAATTTTCTTTTACTTAATATGACATTATTTTTTATGCCACCCACTGTTAAAATTATAGATTCCTATGATTTATTAGAAAAGGATTTAGTAAAAATTATAATAATTATAGTTATTTCTACATTTTTAACTATGGGAATTACTGGAAAAGTTGTTCAAATGATGATAGATTATAGAGAAAAGAAGGGGTTAAAATAA
- a CDS encoding copper homeostasis protein CutC produces MIKEACVESFEKALEAQNHGANRIELCENLAVGGTTPSYGTVKVCLEKLNIPIFPMIRARGGNFIYSKDEIEIMKEDIKIFKELGVKGLVLGCLTSDNKIDLELTKELVDLAYPMEVTFHKAIDEIQNPLDYIDDLVNIGIKRILTSGGKATALEGKDLINEIIKKSNERLKIVVAGKVTKENLNELSNLIYANEFHGKLIV; encoded by the coding sequence ATGATAAAAGAAGCTTGTGTAGAATCTTTTGAAAAAGCATTAGAAGCTCAAAATCATGGTGCAAATAGAATAGAGCTTTGTGAAAATTTAGCAGTTGGAGGAACAACACCATCTTATGGAACAGTAAAAGTTTGTTTAGAAAAATTAAATATTCCTATTTTTCCTATGATAAGAGCTAGAGGTGGAAATTTTATTTACTCAAAAGATGAGATAGAAATTATGAAGGAAGATATCAAAATATTTAAAGAATTAGGAGTTAAAGGACTTGTTCTAGGTTGTTTAACTTCTGATAATAAAATTGATTTAGAACTTACAAAAGAATTGGTTGACTTAGCTTATCCTATGGAAGTAACTTTTCATAAGGCGATAGATGAAATTCAAAATCCTCTTGATTATATTGATGATTTAGTAAATATAGGTATAAAAAGAATTTTAACTTCAGGTGGAAAAGCTACAGCTCTTGAAGGTAAAGATTTAATAAATGAAATAATAAAAAAATCTAATGAAAGATTAAAAATTGTTGTTGCAGGCAAAGTTACAAAGGAAAATCTAAATGAGTTATCTAATTTAATTTATGCTAATGAGTTTCATGGAAAGCTAATAGTATAA
- the upp gene encoding uracil phosphoribosyltransferase, whose protein sequence is MSVIEINHPLIEHKMTILRSVDTDTKSFRENLNEIAKLMTYEATKKLKLEVTEVTTPLMKTQAYTLQDKVALVPILRAGLGMVDGILDLIPTAKVGHIGVYRNEETLEPVYYYCKLPTDIASRKVILVDPMLATGGSAVYAIDYLKEQGVTDIIFMCLVAAPDGIAKLLNKHPDVPIYTAKIDQGLNENGYIYPGLGDCGDRIFGTK, encoded by the coding sequence ATGTCAGTAATTGAAATTAATCACCCACTTATTGAGCATAAGATGACTATTCTTAGAAGTGTGGATACAGACACAAAATCATTTAGAGAAAATCTAAATGAAATAGCTAAGCTTATGACTTATGAAGCAACAAAAAAATTAAAATTAGAGGTAACAGAAGTAACTACACCATTGATGAAAACACAAGCATATACTTTACAAGATAAGGTTGCCTTAGTTCCTATACTTAGAGCAGGGCTTGGAATGGTTGATGGAATACTTGATTTAATTCCTACTGCAAAAGTTGGACATATAGGAGTTTATAGAAATGAAGAAACTCTTGAACCAGTTTATTATTACTGCAAATTACCAACTGATATAGCCTCAAGAAAAGTTATACTAGTTGACCCTATGTTAGCAACAGGTGGTTCAGCAGTATATGCTATTGATTATTTAAAAGAACAAGGGGTAACAGACATAATATTTATGTGTTTAGTTGCTGCTCCAGATGGAATAGCTAAACTATTAAATAAACATCCAGATGTACCTATTTATACAGCTAAAATAGACCAAGGTTTAAATGAAAATGGATATATCTATCCAGGACTTGGAGACTGTGGAGATAGAATATTTGGAACAAAATAA